One region of Fragaria vesca subsp. vesca linkage group LG4, FraVesHawaii_1.0, whole genome shotgun sequence genomic DNA includes:
- the LOC101298217 gene encoding uncharacterized protein LOC101298217 translates to MDSLSSVSPSIILPPTANPLRPRRRRMSLSPVSLHNRNLCLSSIFGVPRSPDLSTRRFCHREASCRSTGGGGAGASQEGEDSDDESEQVERALHLDGSIPSTSDEFVKRVSSRAYDMRRHLQQTFDSSSYDVLEANPWRETSKPVYVLTQRENQLCTMKTRRNVSEVERELGQLFSKGGKWNQAKQPRNGNKFQMLVEDIRDGVLVFEDANEAVKYCDLLQGGGQGCEGVAEIEASSVFDLCQKMRALAVLFRRGRKPPLPQSLELNLRARKRSLEDQED, encoded by the exons ATGGATTCCCTCTCATCGGTTTCTCCCTCCATCATCCTCCCTCCGACCGCCAACCCTCTCCGTCCACGGCGCCGCCGGATGAGCCTCTCTCCGGTCAGCCTCCACAACCGCAACCTCTGCCTGTCCTCCATTTTCGGAGTGCCGCGCTCTCCTGATCTTTCCACAAGAAGGTTTTGTCACAGAGAAGCTTCGTGCAGGTCGACCGGCGGCGGCGGAGCTGGGGCGAGTCAGGAGGGAGAAGATTCCGACGATGAGAGCGAGCAGGTGGAGAGGGCGCTTCATCTCGACGGTAGCATCCCTTCCACTTCCGACGAGTTTGTGAAGCGCGTGTCGTCACGCGCCTACGATATGCGGCGGCATCTCCAGCAGACGTTTGATAGCAGCAGCTATGATG TGTTGGAGGCTAATCCTTGGAGGGAAACTTCCAAGCCTGTGTATGTATTAACTCAGAGAGAAAACCAGTTGTGCACAATGAAAACGCGAAGAAATGTTAG TGAAGTTGAAAGGGAGCTTGGGCAATTGTTTTCCAAAGGAGGAAAGTGGAACCAAGCTAAGCAGCCTAGAAATGGCAACAAGTTCCAGATGCTTGTTGAGGATATTAGGGATGGAGTGCTT GTCTTCGAGGATGCAAATGAAGCAGTGAAGTATTGTGATTTGTTGCAAGGAGGCGGCCAAGGCTGTGAAGGTGTTGCAGAGATAGAGGCCTCATCA GTATTCGATCTGTGCCAGAAAATGAGAGCTCTTGCAGTGCTGTTCCGGCGTGGGAGAAAGCCTCCTCTGCCTCAAAGCTTAGAGCTCAACCTTAGAGCCAGGAAGCGCTCCCTTGAAGACCAAGAAGACTAA
- the LOC101296280 gene encoding protein UXT homolog isoform 1, whose product MESYRQQKIQKLEEFVDGRLKPDLVQTIAQRDKVFEKQKVFSDLRKNIENLEKNSVTSLRTMVNLGSEVYMQAEVPDTRRIFVDVGLGFHVEFTWSEALSYISQREEKLEREIEDYTNRIASIKSHIKMVSSLQVECCLFISLLWFFLSLDY is encoded by the exons ATGGAGAGCTACAGACAGCAAAAGATACAGAAATTGGAGGAATTCGTCGATGGCCGCCTCAAACCTGACCTCGTTCAAACCATCGCTCAACG GGACAAGGTGTTTGAGAAGCAAAAAGTTTT CTCGGATCTACGGAAGAACATTGAGAATTTGGAGAAGAATAGTGTGACTAGTCTTAGGACGATGGTTAATCTTGGCTCTGAAGTGTATATGCAAGCTGAAGT TCCAGATACACGCCGCATATTTGTAGATGTTGGACTTGGATTCCATGTGGAATTTACCTGGTCCGAAGCTTTGAGCTACATATCTCAAAGAGAAGAGAAGTTAGAGAG GGAGATTGAAGATTATACCAACCGCATAGCCTCAATTAAATCCCACATAAAGATGGTAAGTTCACTTCAAGTTGAATGTTGCCTTTTCATTTCATTATTATGGTTTTTTCTTTCGCTCGATTATTGA
- the LOC101297343 gene encoding protein argonaute 7-like, protein MEETEESNGNKKCNTKIIRGRTRTNNPPQKHHHPHHHHQLIQYSNQNGFFNQNQYYQRYYYPALLPLPPLIPLPQAFTPLPQNHGFRTKTHLQKPSCKLNKPPFAASSETQVPKVSISPGICQRFQKQRNLPFKGENGGKFTGARTGKAIVTAKRPDSGGVEGTAISLLANHFLVQFDSSEHIFHYNVEISPSPSKDIARMIKQKLVEDKSALLCGASPAYDGRKNLYSSIEFQHDKLEMYVSLPIPTTKPTLPCGEFGDFQEKDQRLKLFRVSIKLVSKFDGKELSSYLSKDGDEWKPIPQDYLHALDVVLRESPLEKCIPVGRSLYSSSMGGTKDIGGGAVGYRGFFQSLRPTQQGLALNVDFSVTAFHESIGVIPYLQKRLEFLRDLPQRKTRGLSSEERKEVEKALKNIRVFVCHRETVQRYRVFGLTEEATEDLWFPDRDGKNLRLLTYFKDHYNYDIQFRNLPCLQISRSKPCYLPMELCMICEGQKFLGKLSDDQTARILKMGCQGPKERKSIIDEVMRGPVGPVSGIQEREFKLHVSREMTQLSGRVLQPPKLKLGDGGHVTDLIPSRHDRQWNLLDSHVFEGTCIERWALISFGGTPEQKHCIPKFIHQLSQRCEQLGIFLNKNTIVSPQFEPFQVLNNVSLLESKIKKIQRAASNNLQLLICVMERKHKGYADLKRIADTGVGVLTQCCLYSNLCRLSSQFLANLALKINAKVGGCTVSLYNSLPSQIPRLLKSDEPVIFMGADVTHPHPLDDFSPSVAAVVGSMNWPAANKYVSRMRSQTHRQEIIEDLGAMVEELLAEFQQEVGKLPKRIVFFRDGVSETQFHKVLHEELQAIKKGCSKFPGYNPPITFAVVQKRHHTRLFPFKNDPSSKQNQFLDENIPPGTVVDTVITHPREFDFYLCSHWGVKGTSRPTHYHILWDENEFTSDELQKLVNILCYTYVRCTKPVSLVPAAYYAHLAAYRGRLYLERSESTTAFTRSGSLLSRAAPPKAMALPKLSENVRKLMFYC, encoded by the exons ATGGAAGAGACAGAAGAGTCCAATGGTAACAAGAAATGCAACACCAAAATCATTAGGGGCAGAACCAGAACCAACAACCCACCTCAGAAGCACCATCACCCTCATCACCATCATCAGCTAATACAATACTCAAACCAAAATGGGTTCTTCAACCAGAACCAGTACTATCAGAGATACTACTACCCAGCTCTTCTTCCCCTCCCTCCTCTTATACCTCTGCCTCAAGCTTTTACTCCGTTGCCTCAAAACCACGGCTTCAGAACTAAAACCCATTTGCAGAAACCTTCATGCAAGCTGAACAAACCTCCTTTTGCCGCTTCCTCAGAAACCCAAGTGCCCAAAGTCTCGATTTCACCAGGTATATGTCAAA GGTTTCAAAAGCAAAGAAATTTGCCCTTCAAAGGAGAAAATGGAGGGAAGTTCACAGGTGCAAGAACAGGGAAAGCAATAGTGACAGCAAAGAGGCCAGACTCTGGTGGTGTGGAAGGGACTGCTATTTCTCTCTTAGCTAATCATTTCCTTGTCCAATTTGATTCATCGGAACACATTTTTCACTACAATGTTGAAATCTCTCCTAGTCCCTCCAAGGACATTGCACGAATGATCAAGCAAAAACTGGTGGAGGATAAATCAGCTTTGCTCTGTGGTGCTAGTCCTGCTTATGATGGCCGCAAGAATCTTTACAGTTCAATCGAATTCCAACATGATAAGCTTGAAATGTATGTAAGCCTCCCCATCCCTACAACCAAGCCAACCTTGCCATGTGGGGAATTTGGTGACTTTCAAGAGAAGGATCAAAGACTAAAACTTTTTCGTGTGAGCATCAAACTGGTTTCGAAGTTTGATGGAAAGGAATTGAGTAGTTACTTGAGCAAGGATGGAGATGAGTGGAAACCTATCCCTCAGGATTATCTCCATGCCTTAGATGTGGTTTTGAGAGAGAGTCCATTGGAGAAATGTATACCTGTGGGAAGATCACTTTATTCGAGTTCAATGGGAGGAACTAAAGACATTGGAGGAGGAGCTGTAGGATATAGAGGGTTCTTTCAGAGCCTTAGACCAACCCAACAAGGACTAGCTCTCAATGTTGATTTCTCCGTGACCGCTTTCCATGAAAGCATTGGAGTGATCCCATACTTGCAGAAGCGTCTTGAGTTTCTTCGGGACCTTCCTCAGAGGAAGACGAGGGGTTTAAGTAGTGAAGAAAGGAAAGAAGTGGAGAAGGCATTAAAGAACATCAGGGTCTTTGTTTGCCATAGAGAGACTGTCCAGAGATACCGAGTTTTTGGCTTAACCGAAGAAGCCACTGAGGATCTTTGGTTTCCAGACAGAGATGGGAAGAATTTGAGGCTGCTGACTTACTTCAAGGATCACTATAACTATGATATACAGTTCAGGAATTTGCCATGTTTGCAGATTAGTAGGAGTAAACCATGTTATCTTCCTATGGAACTATGTATGATCTGTGAAGGCCAGAAGTTCCTTGGGAAGCTTTCAGATGATCAGACTGCAAGGATACTTAAGATGGGCTGCCAAGGACCGAAAGAAAGAAAATCCATCATAGATGAAGTCATGAGAGGACCTGTCGGGCCAGTAAG TGGCATTCAAGAAAGGGAATTTAAACTCCATGTTTCTAGAGAAATGACGCAATTAAGTGGAAGAGTCCTTCAGCCTCCAAAACTAAAGCTTGGTGATGGTGGGCATGTAACAGACCTTATTCCTTCCCGCCATGATCGGCAGTGGAATCTTCTGGACAGCCATGTGTTTGAAGGAACTTGCATTGAGAGGTGGGCATTGATTAGTTTTGGTGGCACACCAGAACAGAAGCACTGCATTCCCAAATTCATACACCAGCTATCTCAAAGATGTGAACAACTGGGTATCTTTCTTAACAAGAACACAATTGTTAGCCCCCAATTCGAACCATTCCAAGTGCTTAACAATGTCTCCCTTTTAGAATCTAAGATTAAGAAAATCCAGCGAGCTGCATCAAACAATCTCCAGCTACTTATTTGTGTAATGGAAAGAAAACACAAAGGGTATGCAGACCTGAAGCGAATTGCTGATACAGGCGTTGGGGTCTTAACTCAATGCTGCTTGTACTCAAACCTTTGTAGATTGAGTTCGCAGTTTTTGGCTAACTTGGCTCTCAAGATCAATGCCAAAGTTGGAGGATGCACAGTTTCTCTGTACAACTCTTTGCCATCTCAAATCCCTCGGCTGCTTAAGAGTGATGAGCCAGTGATCTTTATGGGTGCTGATGTTACTCATCCCCACCCACTTGATGACTTCAGTCCTTCTGTTGCTGCTGTGGTTGGTAGCATGAATTGGCCAGCAGCAAACAAGTATGTGTCAAGAATGAGGTCGCAAACACACAGGCAAGAAATCATTGAGGATCTTGGTGCAATGGTGGAAGAATTGTTGGCTGAGTTTCAGCAAGAAGTAGGCAAACTCCCAAAGAGAATAGTTTTCTTCAGAGATGGGGTAAGTGAAACACAATTCCACAAAGTGCTTCATGAGGAATTGCAAGCCATTAAAAAAGGTTGTTCGAAATTCCCTGGTTATAATCCTCCCATAACCTTTGCAGTGGTTCAGAAGAGGCACCACACTAGATTGTTCCCTTTTAAAAATGATCCATCTTCCAAACAGAACCAGTTCCTTGATGAAAACATTCCTCCGGGGACTGTGGTGGACACGGTGATCACTCACCCAAGAGAATTTGATTTCTATCTATGTAGCCATTGGGGTGTTAAGGGAACAAGCAGGCCAACACATTATCACATACTGTGGGATGAAAATGAGTTCACTTCGGATGAACTACAGAAACTGGTGAACATACTGTGCTACACATACGTAAGGTGCACCAAGCCGGTTTCTCTTGTGCCCGCGGCTTATTATGCTCACCTAGCTGCGTATAGAGGAAGGCTTTACCTTGAGCGATCGGAGTCCACAACAGCTTTCACAAGAAGTGGCTCCTTACTCTCCAGAGCTGCTCCTCCAAAGGCAATGGCTCTACCTAAACTTAGTGAGAATGTTAGGAAGCTTATGTTTTACTGCTGA
- the LOC101297927 gene encoding vesicle transport v-SNARE 12-like, with protein sequence MSEVFEGYERQYCELSANLSRKCNAAALLPDQGQKQQRFSEIKAGLDDADGLIRKMDLEARSLQPGAKAALLAKLREYKSDLNKLKREIKRITSPNANEIARDELLESGMADMHAVSSDQRERVAMSVERLDQSSDRISESRRTILETEELGVSILQDLQQQRETLLHSHKKLHGVDDAIDKSKKVLTSMSRRMTKHKWIVGSVIGALAVAILFVLYFKFSH encoded by the exons ATGAGTGAGGTCTTCGAAGGCTACGAGCGTCAGTACTGTGAGCTCTCCGCCAACCTCTCCCGGAAATGTAACGCCGCCGCTCTTCTTCCTGACCAAG GGCAGAAGCAGCAGAGGTTTTCTGAGATTAAAGCTGGATTGGATGATGCCGATGGTTTG ATTCGGAAAATGGACCTGGAAGCAAGAAGCTTGCAGCCGGGGGCGAAGGCGGCGCTGCTTGCGAAGTTGAGGGAGTACAAGTCTGATCTGAATAAGTTGAAGAGGGAGATCAAAAGAATTACATCACCGAATGCTAATGAGATTGCTCGGGATGAGCTTTTGGAGTCCGGAATGGCGGATATGCACGCG GTTTCTTCTGATCAAAGAGAGAGAGTGGCAATGTCAGTTGAGAGACTAGATCAATCAAGTGACAGAATTTCTGAGAGTAGAAGAACCATACTGGAGACCGAAGAGCTTGGTGTTTCCATTCTCCAAGATTTGCAACAACAGCGTGAAACTCTCCTACATTCCCATAAGAAA CTTCACGGGGTAGATGATGCCATAGACAAGAGTAAAAAAGTCTTAACTTCCATGTCGCGGAGGATGACCAAGCATAAGTGGATAGTCGGCTCAGTTATTGGAGCTCTTGCTGTTGCAATCCTATTTGTTCTATATTTTAAGTTTTCGCATTAA
- the LOC101296766 gene encoding protein HEADING DATE 3A-like, which produces MLKSMARARDQEPLVVGRVIGDVIEPFTKSVSLRMTYSNNREVTSGCELKPSHVINRPRVQIGGDDLRNFYTLVMVDPDAPSPSDPNLKEYLHWLVTDIPATTGASFGQEIVSYESPRPSIGIHRFVSVLFRQLGRQTVYAPGWRQNFNTREFAENYNLGSPVAAVFFNCQRESGSGGRRM; this is translated from the exons ATGCTTAAATCTATGGCGAGGGCTAGAGATCAGGAGCCTCTTGTCGTCGGGAGAGTGATAGGAGATGTTATAGAGCCGTTCACGAAGTCTGTGTCTTTGAGGATGACTTACAGTAATAACAGGGAGGTTACCAGTGGCTGTGAGCTTAAACCTTCTCATGTTATCAACCGACCTCGAGTTCAGATAGGCGGAGATGATCTTAGGAACTTCTACACTCTG GTCATGGTAGATCCTGATGCGCCCAGTCCAAGTGATCCCAACCTCAAGGAATACTTGCATTG GTTGGTTACTGATATTCCGGCAACAACTGGAGCAAGCTTCG GCCAAGAGATTGTGAGCTATGAAAGTCCAAGGCCATCTATTGGGATCCATCGCTTTGTTTCGGTTTTGTTTCGCCAATTGGGAAGGCAAACAGTGTATGCTCCAGGATGGCGCCAAAATTTTAACACCAGAGAGTTTGCTGAGAACTATAATCTTGGATCACCGGTGGCCGCTGTCTTTTTTAACTGCCAGAGGGAGAGCGGCTCCGGCGGAAGGAGAATGTAG
- the LOC101297054 gene encoding uncharacterized membrane protein YLR241W-like: MLVSALVTSLAINSGLCILFFTLYSILRKQPSNSEVYIPRVLAEGGYKKTSHFNLERLIPSPDWLRRAWKLSEDDLLATSGLDAVVFMRLINFSLRVFLFAGVIGVFVLLPVNCSGDALEYVDFTDLSNNSLDVFSISNISSGSSMLWIHFTAVYLVTIFICCLLYYEYRYISEKRTSYFLASKPQPHQFTILVRSIPVPVGSSVSESVESFFSEYHPSTYLSHSVVRRTNKLQNLINDAKKLYGRLVHLQSDPNKQKYKRSGTFGLFGPKVNLVDHYEKKLEDIEENVRLGQSEVSLAEEEVRAAFVSFKSRYGAAIAFHLQQSTNPTRWVTELAPEPQDVYWPFFSSSFFRRWISKLVVIIACILLTILFLIPVVLVQGLTNLTQLEVYFPFLTSILTITFVSEVVTGYLPSLILLLFLKAVPPVMQGFSSIQGYISFSAIQKSACEKVLWFTVWNIFFATVFSGSVFYKISIFLDPKNIPAKLASAVPAQASFFIAYVVTSGWTSTSTELFRIIPLLWSLMKRPFTDSKDDELEVPAINYHVHIPRVLFFVLLGITYFFLAPLILPFLLAYLCLGYIVYRNQFINVYAPRYETAGKFWPIAHNSVIFSLVLMHAIAVGVFTLKTVPVASTLTFPLPVFTLLFNEYCRKRFLPNFTAYPAESLLKKDRQDENDPTMPEFYTKLIGTYQDPALMPINFSANGERLRSPLLSASSSSHS, translated from the exons ATGCTCGTCTCGGCGCTGGTGACGTCACTGGCCATAAACTCCGGCCTGTGCATTCTGTTCTTCACGCTCTACTCCATCCTGAGGAAGCAGCCGAGCAACTCCGAGGTCTACATACCGCGAGTTCTGGCCGAGGGCGGTTACAAGAAGACCAGCCATTTCAACCTGGAGAGGCTGATTCCTTCTCCCGATTGGCTCCGACGGGCATGGAAGCTCTCCGAGGACGACTTGCTCGCCACCTCCGGTTTGGACGCCGTTGTTTTCATGCGGCTCATTAATTTCAGCCTCAGAGTGTTCCTCTTCGCCGGAGTTATCGGAGTTTTCGTGCTGCTTCCGGTGAACTGCTCCGGCGATGCTCTCGAGTATGTTGACTTCACCGATCTGTCTAATAACTCTCTGGATGTGTTTAGTATTTCGAATATCAGCAGCGGCTCTAGCAT GTTATGGATTCACTTTACGGCGGTGTACCTTGTCACAATCTTTATCTGCTGCCTGCTCTATTAT GAATATAGATATATTTCTGAAAAGAGGACTAGTTATTTTCTTGCGTCCAAGCCTCAGCCACATCAGTTCACCATCCTAGTTCGCAGCATTCCTGTTCCTGTAGGGAGCAGCGTCAGTGAAAGTGTAGAGAGCTTCTTTAGCGAGTATCACCCTTCTACATATCTGTCGCATAGTGTTGTTCGTCGAACAAACAAACTTCAGAATCTCATT AATGATGCCAAAAAATTGTATGGCAGACTCGTTCACTTGCAATCAGATCCCAATAAGCAAAAGTATAAACGTTCCGGTACTTTTGGGTTGTTCGGACCCAAGGTTAATCTTGTAGATCATTACGAAAAGAAACTTGAGGACATAGAGGAGAATGTGAGATTGGGGCAATCAGAGGTTTCATTAGCAGAAGAA GAAGTTCGAGCTGCTTTTGTGTCCTTCAAGTCTCGGTATGGTGCTGCAATTGCTTTCCACTTGCAACAATCGACTAATCCAACACGATGGGTGACAGAGCTAGCTCCTGAACCACAGGATGTTTATTGGCCCTTCTTTTCCTCATCATTTTTTCGAAGATGGATATCTAAGCTGGTGGTTATAATTGCATGCATTCTTCTTACAATCCTATTCCTTATTCCTGTTGTACTTGTTCAAGGTCTCACTAACCTTACCCAGTTGGAAGTCTACTTTCCCTTCCTCACGAGCATTCTAACCAT AACATTTGTGAGTGAAGTCGTTACAGGATATCTTCCCAGTCTTATTCTTCTGTTATTTCTGAAAGCGGTGCCTCCTGTCATGCAGGGCTTTTCATCCATTCAAGGCTATATTTCTTTTAGTGCAATACAAAAGAGTGCGTGTGAAAAAGTACTTTGGTTCACAGTATGGAACATTTTTTTTGCGACTGTATTTTCTGGATCTGTATTCTACAAGATTTCCATCTTTCTTGATCCTAAGAACATTCCTGCAAAGCTAGCTTCTGCTGTTCCTGCACAG GCGTCCTTTTTCATTGCATACGTTGTCACATCAGGATGGACGAGTACTTCAACAGAACTCTTTCGCATAATTCCTTTACTTTGGAGTCTAATGAAAAGACCTTTTACTGACAGTAAAGATGATGAACTTGAAGTTCCAGCCATTAATTACCATGTTCACATACCTAGAGTTCTCTTTTTTGTACTTCTTGGTATCACATACTTCTTTCTAGCTCCACTAATTCTGCCTTTCCTATTGGCGTACCTCTGTCTCGGATACATCGTATATCGTAATCAG TTCATAAATGTATATGCGCCTCGGTATGAAACTGCGGGGAAGTTCTGGCCCATCGCTCACAATTCAGTGATATTTTCTCTGGTACTTATGCATGCTATTGCTGTTGGAGTCTTTACATTGAAGACGGTCCCTGTGGCATCAACCTTAACTTTCCCTCTTCCTGTGTTCACACTTCTTTTTAATGAGTACTGCCGAAAACGCTTCCTGCCCAATTTTACTGCTTATCCTGCTGAG AGTTTGTTGAAAAAGGACAGGCAAGATGAGAATGATCCTACGATGCCTGAATTTTACACTAAATTGATTGGTACCTATCAAGACCCGGCTTTGATGCCTATCAATTTTTCTGCAAACGGTGAGAGACTCAGAAGCCCTCTTCTATCTGCTTCTTCTTCAAGTCACTCATGA
- the LOC101296280 gene encoding protein UXT homolog isoform 2, which translates to MESYRQQKIQKLEEFVDGRLKPDLVQTIAQRDKVFEKQKVFSDLRKNIENLEKNSVTSLRTMVNLGSEVYMQAEVPDTRRIFVDVGLGFHVEFTWSEALSYISQREEKLEREIEDYTNRIASIKSHIKMVCEGIRELLQLPAEKPVPELNF; encoded by the exons ATGGAGAGCTACAGACAGCAAAAGATACAGAAATTGGAGGAATTCGTCGATGGCCGCCTCAAACCTGACCTCGTTCAAACCATCGCTCAACG GGACAAGGTGTTTGAGAAGCAAAAAGTTTT CTCGGATCTACGGAAGAACATTGAGAATTTGGAGAAGAATAGTGTGACTAGTCTTAGGACGATGGTTAATCTTGGCTCTGAAGTGTATATGCAAGCTGAAGT TCCAGATACACGCCGCATATTTGTAGATGTTGGACTTGGATTCCATGTGGAATTTACCTGGTCCGAAGCTTTGAGCTACATATCTCAAAGAGAAGAGAAGTTAGAGAG GGAGATTGAAGATTATACCAACCGCATAGCCTCAATTAAATCCCACATAAAGATG GTATGCGAAGGGATTCGGGAATTACTCCAGCTTCCTGCAGAGAAACCTGTGCCAGAGCTCAACTTTTGA
- the LOC101297634 gene encoding 26S proteasome non-ATPase regulatory subunit 11-like, whose translation MSTSYLPATKDSIALASEAKAPSEGIAILYRILEDPSTSSEALRIKEQAITDLADLLRQENRGEDLRNLLTQLRPFFSLIPKAKTAKIVRSIIDTVAKIPGTTELQISLCKDMVQWTRAEKRTFLRQRVEARLAALLLESKEYSEALTLLSSLIKEVRRLDDKLLLVDIDLLESKLHFSLRNLPKAKASLTAARTAANSIYVPPAQQGTIDLQSGILHAEEKDYKTAYSYFFEAFEAFNALEDSRAVFSLKYMLLCKIMVSQADDVAGIISSKAGLRYVGPELDAMKAVADAHSKRSLKLFETALRDYKAQLEEDPIVHRHLSSLYETLLEQNLCRLIEPFSRVEIAHIAELIELPVDHVEKKLSQLILDKKFAGTLDQGAGCLIIFEELKTDAIYPATLETISNMGKVVDSLYVRSAKIMA comes from the coding sequence ATGTCAACATCATACCTCCCTGCAACAAAAGATTCGATTGCTCTGGCTTCAGAGGCCAAAGCTCCATCCGAAGGCATAGCTATTCTGTATCGTATTCTTGAAGACCCATCCACTTCTTCTGAAGCTCTACGCATAAAGGAACAGGCAATCACCGATCTGGCAGATCTTCTTAGACAAGAGAATCGGGGAGAAGATCTTCGTAACCTTCTTACCCAGTTGAGGCCTTTCTTTAGCTTGATTCCGAAGGCGAAAACTGCAAAGATTGTTCGTAGCATAATAGACACGGTTGCTAAAATCCCTGGCACAACTGAACTTCAGATTTCCCTATGCAAAGACATGGTGCAGTGGACTCGTGCTGAGAAGCGAACTTTCCTTCGGCAGCGAGTGGAAGCCAGGCTTGCAGCTCTTTTGTTGGAAAGCAAGGAGTACTCAGAAGCACTAACTCTTCTCTCCAGCTTGATCAAAGAAGTGAGAAGGCTAGATGACAAGCTTCTCCTTGTGGACATAGATTTGTTGGAGAGTAAGCTTCACTTTTCTTTGAGAAATCTCCCTAAAGCCAAGGCTTCACTGACTGCAGCAAGAACAGCAGCCAATTCTATCTATGTGCCTCCAGCTCAACAGGGAACTATTGATTTGCAGAGTGGCATCCTTCATGCAGAAGAAAAGGACTACAAAACTGCTTACAGTTATTTCTTTGAGGCTTTTGAAGCCTTCAATGCTCTTGAAGATTCTCGGGCTGTCTTTAGCCTCAAGTATATGCTGTTGTGCAAAATCATGGTCAGCCAGGCTGATGATGTGGCAGGAATTATATCATCCAAAGCAGGCTTGCGGTATGTCGGGCCTGAGCTTGATGCCATGAAGGCAGTGGCTGATGCTCACTCAAAGCGCTCATTGAAGCTTTTTGAGACTGCTCTACGGGATTATAAGGCGCAGCTAGAGGAAGACCCTATTGTCCATAGGCACCTCTCTTCCCTGTATGAGACTCTATTGGAACAGAATCTCTGCAGGTTGATTGAGCCATTCTCAAGGGTGGAAATAGCACACATTGCCGAACTGATTGAACTCCCTGTCGACCACGTGGAGAAGAAGCTGTCTCAATTAATTCTGGACAAGAAGTTTGCAGGAACTTTAGATCAGGGTGCTGGCTGCCTCATTATTTTTGAAGAGCTGAAGACGGACGCCATATACCCTGCTACACTGGAGACGATATCCAACATGGGCAAGGTTGTGGATAGCCTCTACGTGAGGTCTGCCAAGATAATGGCATGA